One stretch of Thalassophryne amazonica chromosome 17, fThaAma1.1, whole genome shotgun sequence DNA includes these proteins:
- the morn3 gene encoding LOW QUALITY PROTEIN: MORN repeat-containing protein 3 (The sequence of the model RefSeq protein was modified relative to this genomic sequence to represent the inferred CDS: inserted 2 bases in 2 codons; substituted 1 base at 1 genomic stop codon) — translation MPFLKQPTKIPQSKLLDIKTQKCGFRHTVFSVNGDEYIGXWQNNQKHGEKTGGNSIWKTAAPLXGDWKFGKRDGHGTYSVLIPETKEYAMQYYGEWKNGNKNGYGTHFYSNSEVXEGEWSEDQRSGRGLMYYENGDYYDGEWLKDKNHGQGIYIFANENCYVGTCKDGKKNGNGKFYYLDKGQLYEGVWVDGVAKCGTLSEIGRAEAPTPTKYPIPKLQLVDMEQVLNDARSAYLHQV, via the exons ATGCCATTTTTGAAACAACCTACTAAAATCCCTCAGTCAAAGCTGTTGGATATTAAAACACAGAAATGTGGATTTCGGCACACAGTGTTCTCAGTCAATGGGGATGAATACATTG GGTGGCAGAACAATCAGAAACATGGTGAGAAAAC GGGAGGGAATTCAATTTGGAAGACTGCTGCGCCATTATAAGGAGATTGGAAATTTGGGAAACGTGATGGACATGGTACCTACAGTGTACTAATCCCAGAAACCAAGGAGTATGCAATGCAGTACTATGGTGAATGGAAAAATGGCAATAAGAAT GGTTATGGGACACACTTTTACAGTAACTCAGAAG CTGAGGGGGAGTGGAGTGAAGACCAGCGGAGCGGCCGCGGACTAATGTACTATGAGAATGGAGATTACTATGATGGAGAATGGCTGAAGGATAAGAATCATGGACAGGGCATTTATATATTTG CAAATGAAAACTGTTATGTCGGCACCTGTAAGGATGGTAAGAAGAATGGCAATGGAAAGTTCTACTATTTGGATAAAGGCCAGCTGTACGAAGGTGTTTGGGTGGATGGAGTCGCCAAATGTGGGACTCTGTCTGAAATAGGAAGGGCTGAAGCACCAACACCAACAAAATACCCCATTCCAAAG CTTCAACTAGTGGATATGGAGCAGGTGTTAAATGACGCTCGATCAGCATACCTTCATCAGGTTTGA
- the orai1b gene encoding LOW QUALITY PROTEIN: calcium release-activated calcium channel protein 1 (The sequence of the model RefSeq protein was modified relative to this genomic sequence to represent the inferred CDS: inserted 4 bases in 3 codons) produces the protein MMSLNEHSVRALSWRKLYLSRAKLKASSRTSALLSGFAMVAMVEVQLDTSYPYPPALLIAFSACTTVLVAVHLFALMVSTCILPNIEAVSXVHNLDSVKESPHERMHRHIELAWAFSTVIGTLLFLAEVVLLCWVKFLPIXKPSKSNNTTVKSGVAAAITSTSIMVPFGLVFIVFAVHXYRSLVSHKTDRQFQELEELSNLTRLQNELDNREGSMLQSPSSQFP, from the exons ATGATGAGTCTTAACGAACATTCAGTGCGAGCTCTGTCCTGGAGGAAGCTCTACCTGAGCCGAGCCAAACTCAAGGCTTCCAGCCGGACATCAGCTCTGCTTTCTGGATTCGCGATG GTAGCCATGGTGGAAGTACAACTGGATACCAGCTACCCTTACCCACCTGCTCTCCTGATTGCCTTCAGTGCCTGTACAACTGttcttgtggctgtccacctgttCGCTCTGATGGTCAGTACCTGCATTTTGCCCAATATTGAAGCTGTGA ACGTCCACAACCTCGACTCTGTGAAGGAGTCTCCACACGAGCGAATGCACCGACACATCGAACTGGCGTGGGCTTTTTCCACAGTTATTGGCACCCTGCTCTTCCTGGCTGAAGTGGTTTTGCTTTGCTGGGTCAAATTTTTGCCTAT CAAACCCAGCAAGTCCAACAATACTACAGTTAAATCTGGTGTAGCTGCCGCTATCACTTCAACCTCTATTATGGTTCCCTTTGGTTTAGTGTTCATAGTGTTTGCTGTGC TTTACCGCTCACTGGTTAGTCACAAGACTGACAGGCAGTTTCAAGAGCTGGAGGAGCTTTCTAATCTCACCAGGCTACAAAACGAGCTGGACAACAGAGAAGGTTCAATGTTGCAGTCGCCAAGCTCACAATTCCCATAG